In a single window of the Alphaproteobacteria bacterium genome:
- a CDS encoding O-antigen ligase family protein encodes MTPVVLSPFANQLLKVLIFLFIPVSILVPHGVVWEIIIGGLIGLYYSRKQILEELPYPLVVTLFLIPLWAIVTTLWAKYPIVSLIMSLKILVLVLLGIFWCRLCLSLPQSTRQSLIRALLGGLFLGLFFLLIEYWSGQAWRYYLNKPSAKAYAQGSLLISLVVWPAILWALRLPYTFLWRFSLSGFLLIIVFWTLFQIDCDTSYIGLFMGLCAFVGTLLFPRLSSWGMRLFVPLFIVAFPFISLYAFKPEYVPAYNSYIHSSAYLDRLYIWNEVATSSLEHPIGGIGMDGTHSHDKASLFRDWTYVDESGKKWENHTPLIAMHPHNAILQLWLELGLPGVILGTLLAYLSLFYIYRTGLSSLEKAVSAGLFTGTFLVVWVNLGFWQNWWISGLWIIIGLTISMFNGKKEANEGIYSQLTESK; translated from the coding sequence ATGACCCCTGTTGTCCTCTCCCCTTTCGCAAACCAACTCCTTAAAGTCTTAATCTTTCTCTTTATTCCCGTATCCATTTTGGTTCCTCATGGGGTCGTTTGGGAAATCATCATTGGGGGATTGATCGGTCTCTATTATAGCCGAAAACAGATTCTTGAAGAGTTGCCGTATCCTTTAGTTGTAACGCTTTTCTTGATTCCTTTGTGGGCAATAGTGACGACATTATGGGCAAAATACCCGATTGTTTCACTCATCATGAGTTTAAAAATACTCGTGCTTGTTCTCCTTGGTATCTTCTGGTGCCGCCTTTGCTTAAGCTTACCTCAAAGTACCCGGCAATCTCTGATTCGTGCCTTACTAGGTGGCTTGTTTTTAGGACTTTTCTTCCTTCTTATAGAATACTGGTCGGGACAAGCTTGGCGGTATTATTTGAATAAACCCTCGGCTAAAGCGTATGCGCAAGGATCATTGCTCATTTCTTTGGTCGTTTGGCCAGCAATTCTCTGGGCCCTACGATTGCCTTACACTTTTCTTTGGCGATTCAGTCTAAGTGGATTTTTGCTCATTATTGTCTTTTGGACTCTGTTTCAAATTGACTGCGATACATCGTATATCGGCCTATTTATGGGACTTTGCGCGTTTGTAGGGACCCTCCTTTTTCCACGACTGAGTTCATGGGGTATGCGTCTTTTTGTACCTCTTTTTATCGTGGCATTTCCTTTTATCAGTTTGTACGCTTTCAAGCCTGAGTATGTCCCTGCCTACAACTCTTACATTCATTCATCTGCCTATTTAGATCGACTTTATATCTGGAATGAAGTGGCAACAAGCAGTCTAGAACACCCAATTGGGGGTATTGGAATGGATGGAACACATTCACACGACAAAGCGTCTCTTTTTAGAGATTGGACCTATGTAGATGAAAGCGGAAAAAAATGGGAAAATCATACCCCCCTTATTGCGATGCATCCCCACAATGCGATTCTTCAGCTTTGGTTAGAACTCGGGCTTCCTGGCGTCATTCTTGGAACACTTCTGGCCTATCTCAGCCTATTCTATATTTATCGAACTGGCTTATCTTCCCTCGAAAAGGCGGTTAGCGCTGGATTATTTACTGGGACATTTCTTGTCGTTTGGGTTAATTTAGGATTTTGGCAAAACTGGTGGATTTCGGGTTTATGGATTATAATTGGCCTGACAATCTCAATGTTTAACGGTAAAAAGGAAGCGAATGAAGGAATATATTCTCAACTTACTGAAAGTAAATAA
- a CDS encoding EVE domain-containing protein, with protein MKYWLIKTEPSTWSWNDQVTKKTTHWDGVRNYQAANNLKAMKVGDLCFFYHSVSDRQIVGIVEVTRPYHPDPTDETGRFGMVEVKAVRPLKAPVSLDDIKLEERLGHLALVRQSRLSVMPIDEASWALILTMGGEK; from the coding sequence ATGAAGTATTGGCTTATCAAAACAGAACCATCCACGTGGTCGTGGAATGATCAAGTTACAAAGAAAACAACTCATTGGGATGGGGTGCGTAACTATCAAGCCGCCAACAATTTGAAAGCGATGAAAGTGGGTGACTTGTGTTTCTTTTACCATTCCGTTTCTGATCGACAAATCGTTGGCATTGTTGAAGTTACACGCCCCTACCACCCCGATCCTACGGATGAAACAGGGCGCTTTGGGATGGTGGAAGTAAAAGCCGTGAGGCCTTTAAAAGCACCAGTGAGCTTGGATGATATTAAGCTTGAGGAACGCTTGGGTCATTTAGCCCTTGTTCGCCAATCTCGATTATCTGTTATGCCCATCGACGAAGCTTCTTGGGCTCTCATTTTGACTATGGGGGGAGAAAAATGA
- a CDS encoding NAD(P)-dependent glycerol-3-phosphate dehydrogenase, translated as MFIMKKICIIGAGSWGTALALTAHRAGQQVTLLPRQPEQSVIINKTLENLVYLPGISLPPDLVITSDLSVISEADMVLQVTPAQTIAETCHMVKQYLQPDAPWVICAKGIVRGNEEKEPQLLSAMTRSILPNPIVILSGPSFADEVGLNLPTAVTIASEKEEVARLVASSLRHLRFRCYVSDDPIGVQVAGAVKNVLAIACGIVRGKSFGNNAASALITRGLAEMRRLGMALGGKSDTFMGLSGVGDVTLTCSSEQSRNMRLGIALGKEGANASKILKETAFIAEGVPTVAAVLRLSQTLSIPMPLCQAVYDIIYNDVAIDEVVDNILSRQSELEF; from the coding sequence ATGTTCATCATGAAAAAGATATGCATTATTGGCGCTGGGTCTTGGGGAACGGCCCTTGCCCTAACCGCCCACCGCGCAGGACAACAGGTGACTCTTCTGCCACGTCAGCCTGAACAATCGGTTATTATCAATAAAACCCTTGAAAATTTAGTCTACCTTCCAGGAATTTCTTTGCCTCCAGATCTTGTGATAACAAGTGATTTGAGTGTTATTTCTGAAGCGGATATGGTCTTGCAAGTCACACCAGCCCAGACAATTGCTGAAACCTGTCATATGGTCAAACAATATTTGCAGCCCGATGCACCTTGGGTTATTTGTGCAAAAGGTATCGTGAGAGGAAATGAAGAAAAAGAGCCTCAATTACTATCTGCAATGACCAGAAGTATATTACCCAATCCTATCGTTATTCTCTCAGGACCATCCTTTGCTGATGAGGTGGGCCTGAATTTGCCAACGGCGGTTACCATCGCCTCAGAGAAGGAAGAGGTCGCTAGATTAGTAGCGTCAAGCTTACGTCATCTACGATTCCGATGCTATGTGAGCGATGATCCAATTGGCGTTCAAGTAGCCGGTGCTGTCAAAAATGTTCTCGCGATTGCCTGTGGCATTGTGCGAGGGAAGTCCTTTGGTAACAATGCCGCTTCTGCCCTTATTACCCGGGGTCTCGCTGAAATGCGCCGTCTGGGTATGGCTCTCGGGGGAAAAAGCGATACATTTATGGGGCTATCTGGAGTTGGCGATGTTACGTTGACCTGTTCGAGCGAACAATCCCGCAATATGCGCCTTGGCATCGCACTTGGAAAAGAAGGCGCAAACGCCTCTAAAATCTTAAAAGAAACGGCGTTCATTGCCGAAGGGGTGCCAACGGTTGCAGCTGTGCTTCGGCTTTCCCAAACCTTATCTATTCCGATGCCTTTGTGTCAGGCGGTTTATGATATAATATACAACGATGTTGCGATTGATGAGGTTGTTGATAATATCTTATCTCGACAATCAGAATTGGAGTTCTAA
- a CDS encoding helix-turn-helix transcriptional regulator has translation MTITQQHDIYCDSFVFASQAGNEEVNNFYINKKTIFEEFICGLYKNFQSVIDRLSDHTFVLPDDRGKSINKVDLLAPRQRDCGILLVEGKTTKEIAKILNISPRTVEEHIDVLKAKFEATNRAQLSYSLRQYL, from the coding sequence ATGACAATCACGCAACAACACGATATTTATTGTGATTCTTTTGTTTTTGCTTCTCAGGCAGGTAATGAGGAAGTCAATAATTTTTACATCAATAAGAAAACCATATTTGAAGAATTCATATGCGGGTTATATAAAAATTTCCAGTCTGTAATTGATCGGCTTTCTGACCATACATTTGTTTTACCTGATGATCGAGGGAAAAGTATAAATAAGGTTGATCTCCTCGCGCCCCGCCAACGAGATTGTGGAATTTTACTGGTTGAAGGAAAGACAACGAAAGAAATTGCCAAGATCCTAAACATTTCACCTCGTACAGTGGAAGAGCATATAGATGTTCTGAAAGCAAAATTTGAAGCAACAAATCGAGCCCAACTCAGTTATTCATTACGTCAATATCTTTAA
- the tsaD gene encoding tRNA (adenosine(37)-N6)-threonylcarbamoyltransferase complex transferase subunit TsaD produces the protein MIVLGIETSCDETAAAIVRDDRTILSNVLVSQIPGHQPYGGVVPEKAARAHLDHLQPIIEQALKDADVTLDDLDGIAVTAGPGLIGGVLVGVMTAKAMAAAKNLPFIAVNHLEGHALTGRLTHDLPFPFLLLLISGGHSQFLEVSGVGQYRLLGSTIDDAVGEAFDKVARIFGLSYPGGPALERLALNGNGKRYELPRPLKGRPGCDFSFSGLKTAVRMTAEKHTPLSPEEKADLAASFQEAVADCLEERAKNAIQMLQKPVQHFVVAGGVAANATLRARLSSLCEIQGLTFTAPPIALCTDNAAMIAWVGIEKLKLGLTDTLDFIPRPRWPLCG, from the coding sequence ATGATTGTTTTGGGAATTGAAACCAGTTGTGATGAGACGGCAGCGGCCATCGTTCGCGATGACCGAACCATCCTTTCCAATGTTCTGGTATCCCAAATCCCGGGTCATCAACCCTATGGTGGCGTGGTGCCCGAAAAAGCTGCCCGCGCCCATTTAGATCATCTCCAACCCATTATTGAGCAAGCCTTGAAGGATGCTGATGTAACCCTCGATGACTTGGATGGCATTGCCGTAACAGCAGGACCAGGCTTGATTGGTGGGGTTCTCGTTGGTGTGATGACCGCAAAAGCCATGGCCGCTGCCAAAAATCTTCCTTTCATAGCCGTCAATCATTTAGAGGGTCACGCCCTCACCGGGCGCCTCACCCATGATCTTCCTTTTCCGTTTTTACTCCTTTTAATCTCTGGCGGACATTCCCAATTCTTAGAGGTATCTGGTGTTGGACAATATCGATTACTGGGATCAACCATAGATGATGCGGTTGGCGAAGCTTTTGATAAGGTTGCTCGCATTTTTGGGCTCAGCTATCCGGGCGGCCCGGCCCTTGAAAGGCTGGCTCTTAACGGAAATGGCAAACGGTATGAGTTGCCCCGTCCCTTAAAAGGCCGTCCGGGTTGTGATTTTTCATTCTCAGGCTTGAAGACAGCTGTTCGTATGACGGCAGAAAAACATACGCCCTTGTCCCCCGAAGAAAAGGCAGATTTAGCTGCGAGCTTTCAAGAAGCGGTTGCTGATTGTCTAGAAGAGCGGGCGAAGAACGCCATTCAGATGCTTCAAAAGCCCGTTCAGCATTTTGTTGTTGCTGGTGGGGTTGCGGCCAATGCGACGCTACGGGCGCGTCTATCCTCTTTGTGTGAGATTCAAGGCCTTACCTTTACAGCCCCCCCTATAGCCTTATGTACAGATAATGCAGCCATGATTGCTTGGGTGGGGATTGAAAAATTGAAACTGGGATTGACGGATACCCTCGACTTCATCCCCCGCCCCCGCTGGCCCTTGTGTGGGTAG
- the typA gene encoding translational GTPase TypA, producing the protein MNQIRNIAIIAHVDHGKTTLVDTMLKQSGTFRSNQNVAERAMDSNDLERERGITILAKCTSLLWHDVRINIVDTPGHADFGGEVERILSMVDGVVVLVDAAEGPMPQTKFVLSKALKLGLRPIVVINKIDRHDARPDEVLEEIFDLFMALDANDDQLDFPIAYASGRGGWAVRDLTQDRVDISPLFDLIVNHVHAPKTVENAPFAMLITTREYDPYLGRVLTGRIFSGTAKINMPVRVLNREGDIVETGRINKLLAFRGLERISIDQAEAGDIIALAGLEKATVAETVASPEITKALPGQPIDPPTLAMTFSINDSPLAGREGTKLTSRMLRDRLAREAEGNVAIRVTETADKDAFEVAGRGELQLGVIIETMRREGFELSISRPRVLYQTDADGSRLEPIEEIQIDVDDEFVGTVVESMNARKSEMQDMRPSGGGKTRIIFLTPSRGLIGYHGQFLTETRGTGIMSRVFHAYGPFRGPIEGRRNGVLICNGSGEAVAYSLNTLEERGILFLDPGTQVYQGMIIGENSRENDLEVNPLKAKQLSNVRASGKDEAIRLTPPKIMTLEQAIAYIQDDERVEVTPKSIRLRKAVLDPNDRKRAERAAKN; encoded by the coding sequence ATGAATCAAATTCGTAATATTGCCATTATTGCCCACGTTGACCACGGAAAAACAACCCTTGTGGATACCATGCTCAAGCAGAGCGGCACCTTCCGTAGTAACCAAAATGTTGCTGAACGTGCCATGGATTCCAACGATTTAGAACGGGAGCGCGGCATTACCATTTTGGCGAAGTGTACTTCCCTTTTGTGGCATGACGTACGTATCAATATCGTCGACACTCCTGGCCACGCGGACTTTGGTGGTGAAGTTGAACGTATCCTTTCTATGGTTGATGGCGTTGTTGTTCTTGTCGATGCAGCTGAAGGCCCGATGCCTCAAACGAAATTCGTTTTAAGCAAAGCCTTGAAATTAGGTTTGCGACCAATCGTTGTTATCAATAAAATTGATCGTCATGATGCCCGTCCAGATGAAGTGTTGGAAGAAATATTTGATTTGTTCATGGCGTTAGATGCCAATGACGACCAGCTGGACTTTCCCATTGCCTATGCTTCAGGTCGTGGCGGTTGGGCGGTCCGTGACCTCACTCAAGATCGTGTCGATATTTCTCCGTTGTTTGACTTAATTGTTAACCATGTTCATGCCCCAAAAACCGTTGAAAATGCTCCCTTTGCAATGCTCATTACCACCCGTGAATATGATCCCTATTTGGGACGTGTTCTCACGGGCCGCATTTTCTCAGGAACGGCTAAAATCAACATGCCGGTTCGGGTTTTAAATAGAGAAGGTGATATTGTTGAGACGGGACGCATCAATAAACTCCTTGCATTCCGTGGTTTAGAGCGCATTTCTATCGACCAAGCCGAAGCAGGGGACATTATAGCTCTTGCTGGTCTTGAAAAAGCGACCGTTGCAGAAACGGTTGCATCTCCCGAAATCACAAAAGCACTTCCTGGTCAGCCAATAGATCCCCCTACTTTGGCCATGACGTTTTCTATTAATGACTCTCCCTTAGCTGGGCGTGAGGGTACAAAATTAACATCTCGTATGTTGCGGGATCGCTTAGCACGTGAAGCTGAAGGCAACGTGGCGATTCGCGTCACTGAGACCGCAGATAAAGATGCGTTTGAAGTCGCAGGTCGCGGGGAATTGCAACTTGGTGTGATTATTGAAACCATGCGCCGTGAGGGTTTTGAGCTCTCCATCAGCCGTCCACGTGTACTTTATCAAACAGACGCTGATGGGAGTCGTTTGGAACCAATCGAAGAAATTCAGATCGATGTGGATGATGAGTTCGTGGGTACGGTTGTTGAAAGCATGAACGCCCGTAAATCTGAAATGCAAGATATGCGCCCCTCTGGTGGTGGTAAGACCCGAATTATCTTTTTGACCCCTTCTCGTGGATTAATCGGATATCATGGACAATTCCTAACTGAAACGCGTGGTACCGGCATTATGAGCCGCGTCTTCCACGCTTATGGTCCTTTCCGAGGTCCAATCGAAGGGCGCCGCAACGGCGTGTTGATTTGTAATGGTAGTGGTGAGGCTGTTGCTTATTCTCTCAACACCTTAGAAGAACGTGGTATCTTATTTTTAGATCCAGGCACCCAAGTTTACCAAGGCATGATTATCGGTGAAAATAGCCGCGAAAATGACCTAGAGGTTAACCCGTTAAAAGCCAAACAGCTTTCCAACGTTCGTGCCTCTGGAAAAGATGAAGCCATTCGCTTAACGCCACCCAAAATCATGACTTTGGAGCAAGCGATTGCCTACATTCAAGATGATGAACGCGTAGAAGTCACGCCCAAAAGCATTCGGTTACGCAAAGCAGTTTTGGATCCAAACGATCGTAAAAGAGCAGAACGCGCTGCAAAGAACTAA